Proteins encoded together in one Candidatus Bathyarchaeota archaeon window:
- the hisS gene encoding histidine--tRNA ligase, with protein MIQQKPPPLRGTKNRCKIMFQPARGTRDFLPQEMWKRNWIQDNIRSVFEAYGYGPLGTPVFESWEMLKIKSGEDILKQIYYFKDKSGRELGLRFEWTASLARVIASHRELPRPFKRYAIGPVWRYERPSEMSRREFWQMDVDIVGVADPIADTEVLSVAVDCLKKIGFEGFVIRLNDRRLLESIIRVSGLPTDRYPEIFRAVDKRKKIGDEGVLKELGKIGAPFNASERLLELTSTKGNPQETLEKTRAHISGDALGLIACDSLGAIVDYAESFSIAQYLIIDLGLARGLDYYTGPIFEIYAEGFEGAGSIAGGGRYDNLVETFGGKATPMTGISMGIHRLLSLLEKMEVFKSKELGPKVYVAVASKAVRYKAIAIAQDIRRAGIPTEMEIMNRGLRKQLDNANRKGFRKVVVVGERELNEGCVSLRDMGTSEQRMVKIEDLVEELYSPPTKSMSNKV; from the coding sequence TTGATTCAACAAAAGCCCCCTCCTTTAAGGGGCACCAAGAATAGGTGTAAAATAATGTTTCAACCTGCAAGAGGTACGAGAGATTTCCTTCCCCAGGAGATGTGGAAGAGGAACTGGATCCAAGACAACATCAGATCCGTTTTTGAGGCATATGGTTATGGGCCCCTTGGTACCCCAGTCTTCGAGAGCTGGGAGATGCTCAAGATCAAGAGCGGGGAGGATATCCTTAAACAGATTTACTACTTCAAAGACAAATCTGGAAGGGAGCTGGGTCTTAGGTTTGAATGGACTGCCTCCCTTGCTAGGGTTATAGCATCCCACCGAGAGCTCCCTAGGCCCTTCAAACGCTATGCCATAGGCCCCGTTTGGAGGTATGAGCGTCCATCTGAGATGAGCCGAAGAGAGTTCTGGCAAATGGACGTTGATATCGTAGGGGTTGCAGACCCCATTGCGGACACAGAGGTACTCTCAGTGGCGGTCGACTGCCTTAAGAAGATCGGCTTCGAAGGATTCGTGATAAGGCTCAACGACCGTAGGCTATTAGAGTCAATAATCCGCGTATCCGGGCTTCCGACAGATCGATATCCAGAAATCTTCAGAGCAGTGGATAAAAGGAAAAAGATCGGCGATGAGGGAGTCCTCAAGGAACTCGGAAAAATTGGTGCTCCTTTCAATGCATCTGAGCGCCTTCTTGAGTTGACTTCGACGAAGGGAAATCCACAGGAGACTTTGGAGAAGACAAGGGCCCACATCAGTGGTGATGCCTTAGGTCTGATAGCCTGCGACTCCCTGGGTGCAATAGTGGATTACGCTGAGAGCTTTAGTATCGCTCAATATCTTATAATCGACCTTGGACTTGCAAGAGGCCTTGATTACTATACTGGCCCAATTTTTGAAATCTACGCTGAGGGCTTTGAGGGGGCAGGAAGTATCGCTGGAGGGGGGAGATATGATAACCTCGTGGAGACCTTCGGGGGCAAGGCTACTCCTATGACTGGGATTTCCATGGGAATTCACAGACTTCTCTCCCTTCTGGAGAAGATGGAGGTTTTCAAGAGCAAGGAGCTAGGGCCAAAAGTCTATGTAGCCGTAGCTTCCAAGGCAGTCCGATACAAAGCTATCGCTATCGCTCAGGATATCAGAAGAGCAGGAATCCCTACCGAGATGGAGATAATGAACCGGGGGCTAAGAAAGCAGCTCGACAATGCCAATCGGAAGGGATTCAGGAAGGTTGTTGTTGTAGGCGAAAGGGAGCTCAACGAAGGCTGTGTTTCCCTTCGGGATATGGGGACATCTGAGCAGAGGATGGTTAAGATTGAGGATTTGGTTGAGGAGCTCTATTCTCCCCCAACAAAATCCATGTCGAATAAGGTATAG
- a CDS encoding RNA methyltransferase: MNSIRRDYKLAIALPSSLVSEIPHLREQTSVIGRIARIAVIHRIDDIYIYRDFPDESKLIRLILTYIETPQYLRKNLFGIREELRYVGILPPLRTPHHPSERRSSRLEAGEFREGVVLSENYGEYLVDIGIKTLVKVTGRGPSIGGRTTVLITSIRPMLMGKFAKRGDVKYYWGYGVHLSRNGLGKLASSNSFDLKFATSRLGSPFRDIESKFRARLTDAKSVLVAFGSHKEGIQEILGRKGLEIGEVFDFTANVVPDQGSVTVRTEEAMSATLALLGMLR; the protein is encoded by the coding sequence ATGAATTCAATTCGAAGGGACTACAAACTGGCAATAGCCCTACCTTCCTCCCTCGTTTCAGAGATTCCTCACCTCAGGGAGCAAACAAGTGTCATAGGCCGTATAGCGAGAATTGCGGTCATCCATAGGATTGATGACATCTATATCTACAGGGACTTTCCGGACGAATCCAAACTGATCCGGCTCATCTTGACCTATATTGAGACCCCTCAATATCTTCGGAAAAACCTGTTCGGAATAAGAGAGGAGCTAAGATACGTCGGTATTCTCCCGCCTCTTAGAACTCCCCACCATCCCTCTGAACGACGTTCCAGCAGACTCGAGGCAGGGGAGTTCAGGGAGGGAGTTGTTCTCTCGGAGAATTACGGAGAGTATCTCGTGGATATAGGTATCAAAACTCTCGTCAAGGTTACCGGACGTGGCCCCTCCATTGGCGGACGAACGACTGTACTCATTACTAGCATTCGGCCTATGTTGATGGGAAAATTCGCTAAGAGAGGGGATGTAAAATATTATTGGGGGTATGGTGTCCATCTATCTAGAAACGGATTGGGAAAGCTTGCTTCGAGCAATAGCTTTGATTTAAAATTTGCAACCTCGAGGCTTGGCTCTCCTTTTAGAGACATAGAATCTAAGTTTAGAGCTCGTTTAACTGATGCAAAGAGCGTATTGGTTGCTTTCGGCTCTCATAAAGAAGGGATCCAAGAGATATTAGGGAGGAAAGGCCTGGAAATCGGAGAGGTCTTCGATTTTACAGCAAACGTAGTCCCTGATCAGGGAAGTGTAACTGTAAGAACAGAGGAGGCTATGAGCGCCACCCTTGCGCTTCTCGGGATGCTCCGTTGA
- a CDS encoding nitroreductase family protein, with amino-acid sequence MSKTTLGGLVLELATRRKSVRKFSIKQVLMDDILYALKVARQAPSGANGQPWRFIIITEPDLKKRIRDASEKSEQILYTKVKGDFREWLLNHGFSHEKPFLEEAPILIAVLMNVSTQYARESIWIAMGHLILALEERGLSTITYTPSNPKLPLAELKAPQGFKLEAILPVGYSEDKTLKKTKKGLDEIAFMNKWGVKLA; translated from the coding sequence ATGAGTAAAACAACCTTGGGAGGACTTGTCCTCGAACTAGCCACCAGGCGTAAGTCAGTGAGAAAGTTCTCTATTAAACAGGTACTTATGGATGACATCCTTTACGCACTTAAAGTAGCGCGCCAGGCCCCCTCTGGAGCAAACGGGCAACCCTGGAGGTTCATTATAATAACTGAGCCAGACCTTAAGAAGCGGATCAGAGATGCCTCTGAAAAGTCTGAGCAGATTCTCTACACTAAAGTAAAGGGAGACTTCAGGGAGTGGCTTCTAAACCACGGATTCAGCCACGAAAAACCCTTTCTTGAAGAGGCGCCTATTCTTATCGCTGTTCTCATGAATGTTTCAACTCAATATGCTAGAGAGTCTATCTGGATTGCCATGGGGCACTTAATCCTCGCCTTGGAGGAACGTGGGCTAAGCACTATTACGTACACCCCGTCGAACCCTAAGCTTCCCCTTGCTGAACTCAAAGCCCCCCAAGGCTTTAAGTTGGAAGCCATCCTCCCTGTGGGATACTCAGAAGATAAAACGTTAAAGAAGACCAAAAAAGGTCTCGATGAGATAGCATTCATGAATAAATGGGGTGTAAAGCTTGCTTAA
- a CDS encoding tyrosine-type recombinase/integrase, giving the protein MIGLKEYSENKTPLENFEFSLGNVSEKTRNGYLMQLDQFCKYLGDSPNELYAIESVNQDSRESGDKLALRMAFEDFRKHLIENKGLNPNTAKNYKKALNRFLRANGLSELPRDEGKSVEANDVNLIIKDQIRHLLETAGNDYRLRALILTAKDTGLRVSDLAQLTVGYFNGMRIDHDSRGREFRYWIKPLRTKKTGVNAYVCLGPESIQALKDYIGNNISGPIFRTIASTKGGKMRITRGPRRGEQISRKGSEAGLAMQKTAITNVFINHSRKLRQNGIRITAHSFRKFFLNAWTSQGLKDYGKRYAGKSLGNNDGAYTAKNNGILGGKYKELYDEVLGLEDTRTAEELKRTQNEINQLKTQLIELQRNFILLNRNHIPTVVQALGENQLPAGQMGSLSVLDWQKMQKGKESEN; this is encoded by the coding sequence TTGATAGGGTTAAAGGAGTATTCGGAGAATAAAACGCCTTTAGAGAATTTTGAATTCTCATTGGGTAATGTTTCTGAAAAAACTCGGAACGGATATTTGATGCAGTTAGATCAATTCTGCAAATACCTTGGAGATTCCCCCAACGAACTATATGCAATTGAATCTGTAAATCAAGACTCAAGAGAAAGCGGCGATAAGCTGGCTCTAAGGATGGCTTTTGAAGATTTTAGGAAGCACCTCATAGAGAATAAAGGACTCAATCCAAACACAGCTAAAAACTATAAAAAAGCCTTGAATCGATTCCTTAGAGCGAATGGATTATCAGAATTACCTCGTGACGAGGGAAAAAGTGTCGAGGCGAATGATGTAAATCTCATAATAAAAGACCAGATACGACACCTTCTCGAAACAGCAGGAAACGATTATCGATTACGAGCCTTGATCCTTACAGCGAAGGATACAGGTCTCAGAGTATCAGATCTCGCTCAATTGACGGTTGGTTATTTCAATGGAATGCGTATTGATCATGATTCACGAGGGCGTGAATTCAGGTATTGGATTAAACCGCTACGCACCAAGAAGACAGGTGTAAACGCATATGTCTGTTTAGGACCAGAATCAATTCAGGCTCTGAAAGACTACATTGGGAATAATATTTCAGGTCCAATCTTCAGGACCATTGCTTCTACTAAAGGAGGTAAAATGCGAATCACCAGAGGTCCAAGGCGAGGCGAGCAAATAAGTAGAAAGGGTTCAGAAGCTGGTCTAGCCATGCAAAAGACAGCTATCACAAATGTCTTCATCAACCACTCAAGGAAATTACGACAAAACGGGATACGGATCACAGCACACAGTTTCAGAAAATTTTTCTTGAATGCGTGGACATCGCAAGGATTGAAAGATTATGGCAAACGCTATGCAGGGAAAAGCCTTGGAAATAATGATGGCGCATACACAGCCAAAAATAACGGAATCCTCGGAGGCAAATACAAGGAACTATATGATGAAGTCCTTGGATTAGAGGATACTAGAACAGCAGAGGAATTAAAGAGAACTCAAAACGAGATTAACCAATTAAAGACACAACTCATAGAGTTACAGAGAAACTTCATTTTACTAAACAGGAATCATATTCCCACCGTAGTTCAGGCACTCGGAGAAAACCAGCTCCCAGCAGGTCAAATGGGTTCCCTTAGTGTCCTCGACTGGCAAAAAATGCAAAAGGGGAAAGAGTCGGAGAATTGA
- a CDS encoding NAD-dependent epimerase/dehydratase family protein, which yields MTGGAGYIGSQLVKSLIERNNEVVSIDNLMNSNYSYLRTWGVSNGVSLLKGDIRDIDSLLRAFEDCDVIAHLAALPGLIKCRERPAEATSINVYGTYNVLEAARRLGIGKVVFCSTAAVYGKPTEMPVIENLPLRPLNLYGVTKLAGERLMDVFSSDYGIATLSLRFGNVFGIGLFTNYDTVIPKFIRMGLNGENLTVYGDGSSTRDFVHVEDIAQAVILALKSKDKGSDVYNVGGETMEIGVVAKRIIEAIKKSTGEKVGIVNFPPRVGETKEFSYSLDKIKKGLKYKPKWNIQQGIEQIIKFSII from the coding sequence GTGACGGGCGGCGCAGGATATATCGGTTCTCAACTAGTGAAGAGCCTCATTGAAAGGAATAACGAAGTCGTCTCAATAGACAACCTGATGAACAGTAACTATAGCTACTTGAGGACCTGGGGAGTAAGTAATGGAGTTAGTTTGCTCAAAGGGGATATAAGAGACATAGATTCCTTGTTGAGGGCTTTTGAGGATTGCGACGTAATAGCTCACCTGGCGGCCCTACCAGGCCTCATCAAATGCAGGGAGCGACCCGCTGAAGCTACATCAATCAACGTTTATGGTACATACAACGTCCTTGAGGCCGCAAGAAGGCTGGGGATCGGGAAAGTTGTGTTCTGCTCGACAGCAGCGGTCTATGGAAAGCCCACGGAGATGCCAGTTATTGAGAACCTCCCCTTGAGACCCCTCAACTTATACGGGGTCACTAAGCTCGCGGGGGAGAGACTGATGGACGTCTTTAGCAGCGATTACGGGATTGCTACATTAAGCCTTCGCTTCGGGAATGTTTTCGGTATTGGCCTATTCACCAATTATGATACGGTTATACCCAAGTTTATCAGGATGGGTCTAAATGGGGAGAACCTTACCGTCTACGGGGACGGCTCCAGCACCAGGGACTTCGTGCATGTAGAGGACATCGCCCAAGCCGTCATCCTCGCCCTCAAATCCAAGGATAAAGGGAGCGATGTCTATAATGTCGGGGGTGAGACAATGGAGATCGGAGTGGTAGCAAAGAGAATCATTGAGGCCATCAAAAAATCCACGGGGGAAAAGGTAGGTATCGTCAATTTTCCCCCCCGTGTAGGAGAGACAAAGGAATTTAGCTATAGCTTAGATAAAATAAAGAAGGGTCTTAAGTATAAACCAAAATGGAATATCCAACAGGGAATTGAACAAATAATCAAGTTCAGTATTATCTGA